Proteins co-encoded in one Ignavibacteria bacterium genomic window:
- a CDS encoding AAA family ATPase, translating to MNQVLSSKDIRELKDQVNINLQKKDIKAAREAASRMLEAFPLDPEANYLYAVVCLEDFRISDAFEYANIAVKLADRDPNARFFRGQIQYKMGMYESALLDFDYVINLSAEFGAKALEYKVSCLAALGKYADAMRFYDTTLSIDHSLSHRKPRLREWLKNLAGQKSSFLSKLLAPAGDLLIDAEDAIACQELWYAEYALKKIIEGTGDEDKKNNAKLLQLKILFNQFKLLPAKALLKELHPLLPGNPVLIEIAVKMEEIETRSTTQEEIIEEVPLKPEPVEHPLPSPPDPATKPEPKGVIELSPESKRESKAEEPKKEKASVSTPASAGKRTDFELNKGVKFRGYYARTFDLTEQLNSGRKYFVHQFNAPAQGFIAVELIVKNPYFNSKDVAVDGQALWYINEKQIGESNFELQIESEWSNVAVVQSWGTGNPGFWTPGQGRVEIFLNNELICTKWFILGFSVIYDLEHYDINEIEEMEESQASQGADGELTVEKVLADLDGFIGLGTVKQTMRDFVDYLNFIQERKKLGLKTKEGLSVNSVFLGNPGTGKTTVARVIGDVFKAMNLLPKGHIIEVDRATLVGQYVGETAQKTEKVIEDAMGGILFIDEAYTLVKKGGTGQDFGQEAIDTLLKRMEDKAGEFVTIVAGYPNEMNDFLESNPGMKSRFTQFFQFEDYTPDEMIQIFEMMAKKEDYSLSQQAKDILNKEFTNLYRNRDKTFGNGRLVRNVYDDAKMRLSKRYLKLPPGMRTEEALTTFEPEDIAAVFKKDEAKQFDVGINEEKLKESLDKLNGLMGLTIVKKEINELVKIARFYFERGENLQNKFSDHIIFLGNPGTGKTTVARIFSDIYSALGILPKGHLVETDRQNLVSSYVGQTAAKTTEVINQSIGGTLFVDEAYTLVKAGDNSGSDFGKEAIDTLLKRMEDDRGKFIVIAAGYTEDMEKFLDSNAGLKSRFTKFILFEDYTPDELVSIAVNIFKSKQLTMTPETMAKLKVYFNEKYRQRDKTFSNARMVRNIAEAAIKRQLLRMVEVPKESITDEMSHTITVEDIEELAPVAAKKQVRVEGDAKLLEQHLKELESLTGLGEVKKATEKLISSLKIAKLREERGLKVIKKNLHVVFMGNPGTGKTTVARLLSKIYKELGLLEKGHLIEVDRSSLVAGYQGQTAQKTDDVIKQALGGTLFIDEAYTLSRGGNDFGQEAIDTLLKRMEDYSDKLVVIVAGYPNEMRNFLDSNPGLQSRFTNFFMFEDYTPEEMLDITKVLSEKSGYKLDESAMEHLNHVFKEIYDSRDQNFGNARTVRNVLYKAIGNQEERILTLSNLSDDDLVKITIEDVQNLAL from the coding sequence ATGAACCAGGTATTAAGTTCCAAAGATATAAGAGAGTTAAAGGATCAGGTTAATATTAACCTGCAAAAAAAGGATATTAAGGCTGCCAGAGAAGCTGCTTCGAGGATGCTGGAAGCATTTCCGCTAGACCCCGAGGCAAACTATCTCTATGCAGTAGTCTGTCTCGAAGATTTTCGTATCTCAGATGCTTTTGAATATGCAAATATTGCCGTAAAGCTCGCCGACAGAGATCCGAATGCCCGATTTTTCCGGGGACAAATTCAGTATAAAATGGGTATGTATGAATCTGCTCTTCTCGATTTCGACTATGTAATTAACCTTTCTGCAGAATTCGGAGCCAAAGCCCTCGAATACAAAGTTTCTTGTCTTGCAGCTCTCGGTAAATATGCCGATGCCATGAGATTCTATGATACCACCTTGAGCATCGACCATTCCCTTTCCCACAGAAAACCAAGACTTCGCGAATGGTTGAAAAATCTTGCCGGCCAAAAATCTTCATTCCTGAGTAAATTACTCGCTCCTGCAGGCGATTTACTAATTGACGCAGAAGATGCTATTGCTTGTCAGGAACTTTGGTATGCGGAGTATGCTCTTAAAAAAATCATCGAAGGTACCGGAGACGAGGACAAAAAGAATAATGCGAAACTGCTACAGTTAAAAATCCTTTTTAATCAATTCAAATTATTACCTGCAAAAGCCTTACTTAAAGAATTACACCCGCTCCTCCCGGGAAATCCTGTTCTGATCGAAATCGCCGTTAAAATGGAGGAGATCGAAACCAGAAGTACTACTCAGGAAGAAATAATTGAGGAAGTACCGCTAAAACCGGAACCGGTTGAACATCCACTCCCCTCCCCACCCGACCCGGCTACAAAACCGGAGCCAAAAGGTGTAATCGAACTCAGTCCCGAAAGTAAAAGAGAAAGCAAAGCAGAAGAACCCAAAAAGGAGAAGGCTTCAGTTTCCACTCCTGCCTCTGCGGGCAAACGAACCGACTTCGAGCTAAACAAGGGAGTGAAATTCAGGGGGTATTATGCCAGAACTTTCGATCTCACCGAGCAGTTGAATTCGGGACGGAAGTATTTTGTCCATCAGTTTAATGCGCCAGCTCAAGGGTTTATAGCGGTTGAACTTATCGTCAAGAATCCATATTTCAACAGCAAAGATGTTGCGGTAGATGGACAGGCTCTTTGGTATATTAATGAAAAACAGATTGGAGAGAGCAATTTTGAGCTCCAAATTGAATCTGAATGGAGCAATGTTGCTGTTGTCCAGAGCTGGGGAACCGGAAACCCCGGATTTTGGACTCCCGGACAGGGACGGGTTGAAATATTTCTAAACAACGAATTAATTTGCACTAAATGGTTCATTCTCGGATTCTCAGTTATTTATGATCTCGAGCATTATGATATTAATGAAATTGAGGAAATGGAGGAATCGCAGGCATCACAAGGTGCTGACGGTGAGCTTACCGTAGAAAAGGTTCTGGCTGATCTGGACGGTTTCATCGGTTTGGGGACTGTGAAACAGACAATGCGTGATTTCGTTGACTATCTGAACTTTATTCAGGAAAGAAAAAAACTCGGTTTAAAGACAAAAGAGGGCCTCTCCGTCAACTCGGTATTTTTAGGCAATCCCGGTACAGGTAAAACAACAGTTGCAAGAGTTATTGGAGATGTTTTCAAGGCAATGAATCTGCTCCCTAAAGGACATATCATCGAGGTTGACAGGGCTACACTCGTGGGGCAATATGTTGGCGAGACTGCTCAAAAAACTGAAAAAGTGATTGAAGATGCAATGGGTGGAATCCTTTTTATCGATGAAGCTTATACTCTCGTAAAAAAAGGTGGCACCGGGCAGGATTTTGGTCAGGAAGCGATCGATACCCTGTTGAAACGAATGGAAGATAAAGCCGGTGAGTTCGTAACGATTGTTGCCGGTTATCCCAATGAGATGAATGATTTTCTCGAATCAAACCCCGGAATGAAATCCAGATTCACACAGTTCTTTCAATTTGAGGATTATACTCCGGATGAGATGATTCAAATTTTCGAGATGATGGCGAAGAAAGAAGACTATTCATTGTCTCAACAGGCGAAGGATATTCTCAACAAAGAGTTTACAAATCTTTACAGAAACCGTGACAAAACTTTTGGTAACGGAAGGCTTGTCAGAAATGTATACGATGATGCTAAAATGAGGCTAAGCAAACGATACCTCAAATTGCCTCCCGGAATGAGAACTGAAGAAGCATTGACCACATTCGAACCCGAGGATATTGCAGCTGTATTTAAAAAGGATGAAGCCAAACAATTTGATGTGGGGATCAATGAGGAAAAACTTAAGGAATCGCTCGATAAACTCAACGGTTTAATGGGTTTAACCATTGTCAAGAAAGAAATTAATGAACTGGTAAAGATAGCCAGATTTTATTTTGAGAGAGGTGAGAATCTTCAGAATAAATTTTCAGATCATATCATTTTCCTAGGAAATCCCGGAACCGGTAAAACAACCGTCGCGAGAATATTCAGCGATATTTACTCGGCTCTTGGTATACTGCCGAAGGGTCATCTTGTAGAGACCGACAGGCAAAATCTTGTATCAAGCTATGTGGGACAAACTGCTGCAAAGACCACCGAAGTGATAAATCAGTCGATTGGTGGCACTCTGTTTGTGGATGAAGCTTATACACTCGTAAAAGCCGGTGATAATTCAGGCAGCGATTTTGGAAAAGAAGCAATCGATACGCTTCTTAAAAGAATGGAAGATGATCGTGGCAAATTTATAGTAATCGCAGCCGGCTATACTGAGGATATGGAAAAATTCCTTGACAGTAATGCCGGACTCAAGTCGAGATTCACAAAATTTATCCTTTTCGAGGACTATACTCCTGACGAACTGGTTAGCATCGCCGTTAATATCTTCAAGTCGAAACAACTGACTATGACCCCCGAGACGATGGCAAAACTTAAAGTTTATTTCAACGAGAAATACCGCCAGCGCGACAAAACATTTTCCAATGCCAGAATGGTACGAAACATCGCTGAAGCGGCCATTAAAAGACAGCTTCTGAGAATGGTGGAGGTCCCCAAGGAATCGATAACCGATGAAATGTCACACACAATAACTGTGGAAGATATCGAAGAGCTGGCACCTGTAGCGGCAAAGAAGCAGGTCAGGGTTGAAGGTGATGCCAAACTTTTAGAGCAGCATCTCAAAGAACTCGAATCTCTCACCGGATTGGGTGAGGTAAAAAAAGCAACGGAAAAACTTATAAGCTCATTAAAGATTGCCAAACTTCGGGAAGAGCGGGGCTTAAAAGTTATCAAGAAAAATCTTCATGTTGTCTTTATGGGTAACCCGGGTACCGGAAAAACTACCGTTGCCAGATTACTTAGTAAGATATACAAAGAACTTGGACTGCTTGAAAAAGGACATTTGATAGAAGTTGACAGGTCATCTTTGGTTGCCGGTTATCAGGGTCAGACTGCCCAAAAAACGGATGATGTAATAAAACAGGCACTCGGGGGCACCCTCTTCATTGATGAAGCATATACACTTTCCCGCGGTGGTAACGATTTCGGTCAGGAAGCTATCGATACACTTCTTAAAAGAATGGAAGATTACTCCGACAAACTTGTTGTAATCGTGGCGGGATATCCTAATGAGATGAGAAATTTTCTCGATTCAAATCCGGGACTTCAGAGCCGGTTTACAAATTTCTTCATGTTTGAAGATTACACTCCCGAGGAGATGCTCGATATTACGAAAGTGTTGAGTGAGAAGAGCGGTTACAAACTTGATGAATCGGCGATGGAACACCTTAATCATGTCTTTAAGGAAATCTATGATAGCAGAGATCAAAATTTTGGTAATGCCCGCACGGTGAGAAATGTCCTCTACAAGGCTATAGGGAATCAGGAGGAAAGAATTCTGACTTTGAGCAACCTTAGCGACGATGATCTTGTGAAGATAACAATTGAAGATGTACAGAATCTTGCATTATAA
- the groL gene encoding chaperonin GroEL (60 kDa chaperone family; promotes refolding of misfolded polypeptides especially under stressful conditions; forms two stacked rings of heptamers to form a barrel-shaped 14mer; ends can be capped by GroES; misfolded proteins enter the barrel where they are refolded when GroES binds), with translation MASKLIEFDVDARSKLKKGVDQLANAVKVTLGPKGRNVILEKKFGAPLVTKDGVSVAKEIELEDAVENMGAQMVKEVASRTSDVAGDGTTTATVLAQSIFKEGLKNVTAGANPMDLKRGIDLAVIKVVEYLRSISKPIETNEEIAQVGTISANNEKWIGERIAEAMNRVGKEGVITVEEAKGTESVLDVVEGMQFDRGYLSPYFITDADSMEAVLEDPFILIYDKKISAMKDLLPILEKTVQQGRPLLIIAEDVEGEALATLVVNKLRGTLRVAAVKAPGFGDRRKAMLEDIAILTNGQVISEEKGYKLDNAQLGYLGTASKVVIDKDNTTIVEGKGEDTEIKKRINEIKAQIEKTTSDYDREKLQERLAKLSGGVAVLKIGASTEIEMKEIKARVEDALHATRAAVEEGIVPGGGVAFIRAINALADLKGANEDQSTGIEIVKRALEEPLRQIVFNAGLEGSVVVNNVKAGEGNYGFNAATEVYEDLIKVGVIDPTKVSRTALENAASVSGLLLTTEAVVYEKKEKESAPMMPPGGMGGMDY, from the coding sequence ATGGCTTCAAAATTAATTGAATTTGATGTTGATGCTCGTTCCAAACTTAAAAAAGGTGTGGATCAGCTCGCCAATGCAGTAAAAGTTACATTAGGTCCTAAAGGAAGAAATGTAATTCTCGAGAAAAAATTCGGTGCTCCTCTTGTAACAAAAGACGGAGTATCAGTTGCTAAAGAAATCGAACTCGAAGATGCAGTTGAGAATATGGGTGCACAGATGGTTAAGGAAGTTGCTTCCAGAACCAGTGATGTAGCAGGTGACGGTACAACCACCGCTACAGTACTTGCTCAGTCAATCTTCAAAGAAGGTCTGAAAAATGTTACCGCAGGTGCCAATCCAATGGATCTGAAACGCGGTATCGACCTCGCAGTTATAAAGGTTGTAGAGTACCTGAGATCAATCTCAAAACCAATCGAGACCAATGAAGAAATTGCTCAGGTTGGTACTATCTCCGCAAACAACGAAAAATGGATCGGCGAAAGAATCGCTGAAGCCATGAACAGAGTTGGAAAAGAAGGTGTTATAACAGTTGAAGAAGCAAAAGGTACTGAATCAGTATTGGATGTAGTTGAAGGTATGCAGTTCGACCGTGGATATCTCTCACCATACTTCATTACAGATGCTGACTCTATGGAAGCAGTTCTCGAAGATCCTTTTATTCTCATCTACGACAAGAAGATCTCCGCAATGAAAGATCTTCTCCCTATCCTCGAGAAAACCGTACAGCAAGGCAGACCACTCCTTATCATCGCTGAAGATGTAGAAGGTGAAGCTCTCGCTACCCTCGTGGTAAACAAATTGAGAGGTACCCTGCGTGTTGCTGCTGTTAAAGCTCCCGGATTTGGCGACAGAAGAAAAGCCATGCTCGAAGATATCGCTATCCTCACCAACGGTCAGGTTATAAGCGAAGAAAAAGGTTACAAACTTGATAACGCTCAGCTCGGATATCTTGGAACCGCTTCAAAAGTTGTTATTGACAAAGACAATACAACCATAGTTGAAGGTAAAGGCGAAGATACTGAAATCAAGAAAAGAATCAATGAGATCAAAGCTCAGATTGAAAAAACAACCTCAGATTACGACAGAGAAAAACTCCAGGAAAGACTTGCAAAACTTTCCGGTGGTGTTGCCGTTCTGAAAATTGGTGCTTCAACTGAAATCGAGATGAAAGAAATCAAAGCCAGAGTTGAAGATGCTCTTCATGCTACCCGTGCTGCTGTTGAAGAAGGTATCGTACCTGGTGGTGGTGTTGCTTTCATCAGAGCCATCAATGCTCTCGCAGACCTCAAAGGCGCTAACGAAGACCAGTCAACCGGTATCGAGATCGTAAAAAGAGCTCTTGAAGAGCCATTGAGACAGATTGTTTTCAACGCCGGTCTCGAAGGCTCCGTTGTTGTGAACAATGTAAAAGCAGGTGAAGGAAACTATGGTTTCAACGCTGCTACAGAAGTATATGAAGATCTTATCAAAGTTGGTGTTATTGATCCTACCAAGGTATCAAGAACAGCTCTTGAAAACGCAGCATCAGTATCAGGTTTACTCCTCACTACTGAAGCAGTAGTTTATGAGAAAAAAGAAAAAGAATCCGCTCCAATGATGCCTCCCGGAGGTATGGGTGGAATGGACTATTAA
- the groES gene encoding co-chaperone GroES gives MSLNLQPLADRVIIKPQEAEEVTKSGLYLPDTAKEKPIEGLVVAAGPGKVTDDGKTAPMSVKVNDKVLYGKYSGTEVTIDGTQYLIMRESDIFAIIK, from the coding sequence ATGTCATTAAATCTTCAACCCCTCGCTGACAGGGTTATTATTAAACCACAGGAAGCTGAGGAAGTAACCAAAAGTGGTTTATATCTTCCCGACACCGCAAAAGAAAAACCAATTGAAGGCTTAGTGGTAGCTGCAGGACCGGGAAAAGTTACCGATGACGGTAAAACCGCTCCAATGTCGGTTAAAGTAAACGATAAAGTTCTCTACGGCAAATATTCCGGTACCGAAGTAACAATCGATGGTACGCAGTATTTGATCATGCGTGAGAGCGATATTTTTGCAATCATTAAGTAA